The window GATGCAATGGGGTCTTGCATGTAATTATCATCCGGGCTCAATTCCGGTGGTTGATCATAAACCTTTAGGGCGTCCAAGAGGCTTTCGGAGAGCACGGCAACCGACATGCGCCACGCTTCTCTCAATGTTGAAGCATACTTCACATAATCATGCCGTTTGGCGTAATCAAGTACCCGGTTGAATAGCCATTCCTCATGGCTTGCAATGAGATTAGACAAGTGTTGTTTCAATGTTTACACTCCTATAATCTGAACCGTATGGTATTGTTATGTAAAACCTACAAAATTAAATTTATGTACCCTTAGAAACTTTGTCAAGCAAGAATAATATTAACTTTAGTTTTTCATTAATATCCAAGATTGTCAAACATTTTTTGTAAACTATAGTCATTTACTTAAATAAACAAAGAGAACCCGGCCGGGTTCTCTTTGTTTATCGATGGGAGAGGTGGATTTGGTCTTTAGCCCAAGATTGCTTTCAGGTCTTCTTCCGGTGTAGTAATTGGTTTCAGATCAAAGTTTTCCTGGAGCACTTGTAGTACGTTGGGGGTCAAGAAAGCCGGCAGTGACGGGCCGATACGGATGTTCTTGATACCCAGGTGCAGCAATGAGAGCAGAATGGAAACAGCCTTTTGCTCAAACCAGGACAGCACCAGGGTTAGAGGCAGCTCGTTAACGTCACAATCGAAAGCATCCGCCAGGGCTACTGCTACCTGTACTGCAGAGTAAGCATTATTACACTGGCCCATATCCAGAAGACGCGGTATGCCGTCAATGTCACCCAAGTCTAAATGGTTGAAACGGTATTTACCGCAGCCCAGGGTGAGTACTACGCAGTCTTCGGGCAACTGTTGGACAAAATCGGTGTAATAGCTGCGGGAAGATTTACTCCCGTCACAACCACCCACCAGGAAGAAGTGGCGTATTTTACCGGCTTTAACTGCGCCCACAATTTTGTCTGACAGTGACAGCACCGGGGTATGGTGGAAACCGGTGGTTAGTTGACCGCCATCTTTCCCAGGCAGTGAACCCAGGGACTTCGCCTTCTCAATGACTTCTTTGAAGTTACGGTCCTTGATATGGGTTACTTCCGGCAGCCTGGCGATGCCGCAGGTAAACATGCGATCCTTGTAAGAATCCTTGGGCAGCAGCACGCAGTTGGTAGTTCCCAGGATAGCACCGGGGAATTCCTCAAACTCTTTTTTCTGGTTCTGCCAGGCCGAGCCAAAATGTCCTGCCAAGTTGGAGAACTTCTTCAGCTCCGGATAAGCATGGGCCGGCAGCATTTCACCGTGGGTATAGACATTAACCCCTTCCGGCTCAGCCTGCTTTAGCAGTTCATAAAGGTCCAAAAAGTCATGTCCGGTAACCACAATAGCCGGTCCGGGTTTAAAGCCGGTGGAAACAGGGGTGGGTTCCGGTGTGCCGAACTTACTCACGTTTGCATTGTCTAAAAGTTCCATAGCCCTGTAGTTGATCTCACCCAGCTCCAGCGCTTTTTCCACGTGGTTGTTTAAGTCAAAGTTTACGTTGGTCAATGTGCTGAACAGGGCATCGTGCATGAAGGCATCCACTCTTTCATCTCGCTGGCCCAGTTCTCTGGCGTGGTAGGCGTATGCCGCCACACCTTTAAGTCCAATAATTAATGTATCCTGCAGGCTGGCTACATCTTCATTTTTACCGCAAACCCCTACTTTGGTACATCCGGTTCCCTTGGCTGTTTGTTCACACTGGTAGCAAAACATTATATTACCTCCTATTGAAATGTTTTTCTTTTATTCAGGTTATATCTAGTTTAACTGTCAGCCCGGTTGCAAGATATGATATACATCACACATCTACAATTTTTTAGTCACACACACCGGTGGTTACCTTTTAATCAACTAATTCAATAGAGTCGGTGGGGCAGCTATCCACACATTCGCCGCATTCGGTGCAAGCATCAGGGTTAATCACTTTTGAATAATCGCCGACCTCAAAAACATTGGGAGTAGCTGAACAAACTGATTCACAGGTGCCGCAAGCAATACAGGTTTCTTTGTTCACTACCGGTTTCATGTTATTTTAGACTCCTTTAGCCTTAGAATTATATTCTTTAAAAACTAATCCGAACAAGAATCTTCAACTTGGGAGCTTATTTCGGTTAATTGTTTTTGCAGCTGGTGGTACGAAGATAATAATTTTTCAACTAATGCCGGACACTCCTGCAGTTCATGGAAGTTCATGGAAAATGTGCAAGCTGAATTGGGATTATTTATATCACAGTTAATAAGTTTGATTTGGGCCGGGTTTTCTTTGAGATGATAACCCAGTTCAATCAACCTTTGTCCCAGAGCAGTGAGCTGCATATTGATGCTGCTTAGCTCTTCCTGTAATACTTTTTCCTTAGCGCAAACATTTTTTATTCCCACGGAGGGTACCCCCTTTCTAAATGAAAGTTATTTAATCTAGCGAATTTGATTTATGCTGATTGTTATTTTAATCCATTAGTGAGGTTTAAAATATGAGCTATGTCACACCGAAGAAAGAACTTTATCACATTAAAGCCTGATAACCTTAAAAAAACCGCACTAAATAGTTCCCTTAGCGCTTTTAAATACTTTACATCTTAGCCCTTACCACATACATGAAAGGTATATTTTTCAAAAGTGATAAAAAAAGCTGCAGCGCGTGAGCACTGCAGCAAAAAATTACAAAGTTTTTATATAGATGGTTCCTGGCCGTAGAAACATTGTAAACCACTTATGGGTGCGTACGGTAAACAGATATTGCAGTTGATGCACTTGGACTTGGTAGCCTGTCCGTTTTTTAGTTTATCTGGTAAATCAGGTTCCATAATCAGAGGGCGGGACATGGCAATTAAATCTGCATCATCCCGGGAAAGTGTCTCTTCCATATCTGAAAGGGTGCGGTAACCGCCCACCGAAATAACGGTCATTCCCGGCGTTAATTTCTTTACTTTTCGGGCTAAGTCTCTGTTGTAGCAGTATTTAAACGCTGAAACTTCCTTGACGGCGTCTGCCTTTTTTTGTGCTGTTTGAACTGATTCTAAATCGGTTTTTCCCTGAGTGAACAATATAAGTGGGATGTCACCGCGAATGGTGGTGAAGCCCGATTCGGGGATGCCGCCGCTGATTTCCACTGCGTCAGCACCTTGTTCCTGGGCCATTCTGGTGTATTTGGCGCACAATTCTGGGTCAACTCCGCCGGCAATATTGTCGGAGCCGTTTAACTTTAAGAGGATGGGGAAGTCAGGTCCCAGTAAATCCCTGGTTTTTTCCAGGATCTTGGCTACAATAAGGAACCGCCCTTCAGGTGTTCCGCCCCAGTTATCATTTCTCTTGTTAATATGGGGAGATAGAAAATCGCTCAGGAGGTAGCCGTGGGCACTGTGCAGCTGGATTCCGTCGAAGCCGGCTTCCTTGGCCCTGCGGGCAGCCTGCACAAAATCAGATATTATTTTTTGGATTGCCTCACCGTCTAGGATGTTTTCTGTATGTGAATCAGTTGAAACCACCGCCGGCTGCCGTGGGGGTGCCACCCGCCTGCCGCAGTGGGCCAGCTGGGCTATGATCCTGCCCCCTTTATTATGTACAGCTGTGGTTGCTTTTCGCAGTCCTTCAACGTGGTGGTCGTCACTGATACCGGCCATTCCTGTGGGACCTTTCCCTTCCTGACTGATAAATAAAAATCCGGAAACAATAAGTCCTGTTCCTCCTGCTGCCAGCTGTTCGTACAACTCTGTATATTTATCTGAGACAAAGCCGTTCTTATCACCCAGGCCTTCCCAGGTGGCTGAGCGCATGATGCGGTTAGGTATTTCCAGCGTACCCAAACGTACCGGGGTGAAAACAATGCTATTATTTTGCAAAAATTATCCCTCCTATCTAGATAATATGTTTGGACATTATTCTCTCTTTGAAGCGGCACCGACATTTTCATAAAAATTGCGTTTGTCTTTATACATTTCTTCATCGGCACAGTTCAAAACCTCCCACGGGTTATCCGTCTTCAGTGACGACCTGGCACCTGTGCTGGCACCGCTTCTGTTTGCGCAGCTTGGAACATTGGGTTTTTTGTGCAGTTTAGGGCAGGAAGATTTGGATAGCGACGGCAAACTGACCGAGCATTGAATTAAAACCAGGGAAGACTTTAAAAGGCTTCCCTGGTATTGTGGGTCTTCCCAGGCGGTAAAATTTATACCAACTTGTATTTTTCTTTGAGGTTTTCAGCTACCTGTTTTAGAAGGTCAAAGGACTTTTGCACGGTTTTTGCCCCGTCGCTGTTTACCAGGCAGCAGCGGGCCGGGGCAAGCCAGGCCTGGGATAATATCATTTCTAAGTCTATCCCTTTACCGTCAAGGTAAACCCAGAAATCATTCATTTTTGCGGTGAGGGTATTAACCCCTTCCGCATCCACTTCCTCGGTCAAGGTAGGTACTATGCCCCAGCTTATGATGCCTCCCCTTTGCAAGAAATCCTTTATCTCAGCTGTGTACCGGGTGAATATCTCGCCGTTACCGAATATATCAATGGAAAGGATGTCCAGATTGAGGTCACTGAGTAGGAAGGACCAGTCGGGATTGCCGCAGAGATGCACACCCCGCGGGCCATCCACTCTGTCCAGAAATCGCAAAAAATCTTCTTTGGCCTTGCTGCCGGGATAGCCGGTGAAGGAAGTGAAAAGCATTTCCAGTCCCGGTTCATCCACCCAAACAAAGGGCTGATCATGGACTGCTTTTAGCTGCCGGTATTGTGCATTTACCTTTTGAGCTATAAATTCATAGAGAAAATCCCTTATTTCATCGTTATAAATTATGGGCTTGCGGTTTTCATCAGTGATCTTGAGGCCGAAACTTATGGGACCTATGTTTTGCCCTCTTATATAGCGGTACTTACTAAAATCTTGCCGCAGGAATTCACTAAGAGTTGCTGAGTATTGGGGAGACAGCTCAAAATAGTCTTCATTGGCGCTTATTGCCGCGTAAGACTCCAGTTCTTTGTAAAAAGCTTCGGTTTCCAGGCTCACCCGGAGGTTCTCTTCATCCACCCGGATGCCTGGAAAATGCTCACACACCTGCACGTACATATCCTCGTGGAAACTGAACTTGGGTAATTGTGGCCAAAAGGGGATGTCAACGGCAAAAGCCAATTTAAAAGAGTCGCTAATATTGTTGTGGGGCAGTATTCCCATTGCGGTAGTCATACAATTTCCCGTTAATTTCACGCGGAACACCTCCAGCTCTTTCCTTGTATTATAGGATATTCTTTCCTGTTTGTCTGTGACGATTGTCACGCAAAAATGAATCAGTAAGAGGGGCAGCAAGTTCAGGGTGTTTTTGTTTGTAAAATTCTGATATTATATAAGATAAGAAATGCCAACAGTTCAAGTGCTAAAGATGGTTCAGGCTAAACTTCCTCGGAAAGATGACTGTAAACCGAGTAACAGCTTAAATTATTTACGGGAGGGAGCTTTTTATGGGAGAAGAATACACAGGCATTTTAACTGAAAAATTCGTTGCTGTGGTAGGAATTGATCCAAGGCTTTATGGTACTAACAGCAGTGTTACTAGCAACCCAGTACGTGTGGTGGCGGGAAAGTGGCAAGAAGCTGCCAAAGAGATCTTCAACGATCAAAAAATTTATATTTCGGCCGTTGTCAGCGGGGAAGACGACCGTATAGTCTATGATACGGCAATGGGATGTCCGGTAGGCGGAGAGCATGTGGTTCAAATCCGGGGCACCAGGAACCCGGAAATCGATAAAGATAATTGGAAAAAAGCTGTACTGGATGTAGTAAAGAGGGTTAAGGATAAATTGGACCAGTCTACTGTGGCAGTGGAATTTTTCAAGGTTGAACTGTTTTATAAGTGATGGTTTTTTTATCATTGTGCTATTGATGTAGAAAAGTCTCAATCCTAAAAGAATCCAGAAGAGAATAGAAAACGTTAATATTGTTGAGGTTTAATTTTACCAGCTGATTAATGCGATTAATTCTATAAACTAGCGTGTTTCTATGTATGAACAATGCCTCCGCTGTTACCCGGAGGTTTTTTTTATGCTCCAAATAGGTGCGTAAAGTGGCGTAAAGTTCAGTGTTGTTGGCCTTGTCATACTCGCGAAGAACCTGCAAAGCAGGATGGCGGTACTGTTCCAGAGGTTTCTTCCCCATGTAGTTGTTCAGTAAGTCATAGTAGTAAAAATCGCTATAGTCGAAAATCTGGTTAGTCCGGCCAAAACGCTGGGCAAGCTTTATTGATACCACTGCCTGGTTAAAATGTCTTTTGAATTCTACAATATTATTAAAAGGCCAGCTCAGACCTATACTTACATCCTCGTTCAGAGCCAGCTTAACAAGTTCCTTCGTTTTTTTTTCGGAAACCAATGGTACCAGAATTCCAATGTAACTTTTATAGTGCACAGAATGCCCTTCGGGGAAGATGCGTTCCAATTCCATGCTAAAAGTGCTCTTGAGGTAACGGTTTTCCATACGGTGCACAAAGCGGGCAACTACTACACGCATCTCCACCGGGAAATCAATCCCTGATATAGATATGTATTCAAGGGTATTCGAAATGTCTGTATCATCCAATAGGTTGTAAAGAATGGCGCCGTAAAACGATCCGTGCACCCCTTCGGAGGCAGAATCGCGATTAAAGATATCGAAAAGTAATCTGCCAACCACGGGAAGCAAACGTCGATGAATATGTCCGATGGACGTATGATGTTCAATCATGATTAACGCGCCGGCGACATGACCTTCTTGGGTAATGCGAGCCACTAGTTTCGGCTGCAGATCGCCAGGTAATGTAATGAGCCGGGTTTCACTCCCTTGTTTGCTCCACTCCTTCATATGCCTGTTGGAACGAACCTTCTGAACGAATTCATAGGAGCAGTATCCCCTTTCTATGTTCTGGACCCATAGGGGGTCCATAATTTCACAAGTTGTTGAATGTGCCAGTACCTTCTGGCCGGAATTTACGAGAATCAACGCATTTCCAAGCAGTGTGGCTGCGGTGTTAATGACACAGGTAATGCTTTTTTTGTTTAAGGCCATTTGTGCTAATTGAAAGAATATGCCGTCTCCTCGCAAATCCTCAAAAATCAAATCTTTCGCCGTATTGAATAAATGGTACAAATCCTCACGGCGGATGTGAGTATAATTACTACCCTCAGGCAATGTGAAAGGCTCATCCGCAGCAAGCAACATGATCGGCCGATCCGGTGGATCTTTTAACCTTCCCACATACAATATGTGTTCATCCCAGTGTTGTTCGTTCCCATCCAGTAGCCGAATATCAATAATGGTAGGAGAATCACCAGTCACCTGTACCTGTATTTCATATTTCTGTTGCAGTGTGTCTATCAGCTCGTTATAACGCACCCTCTCACCTCGCCTTTTTCTGTATAATAGTATAGTTTGATTAAGTGGCGCAATTCGCAATAGTGCAAATTGCACAAATATAACGCTTTTTTTCGTATGAGTAGTACGTATATCATTAAACAGTCGCAGTGATACCATTAGAATAATGCAATTTGGCAGTGGACCAATTAATAATAACCAATTTTTTATTTAAAGTGTTAAAAAGGAAGGAGTAGTTAGGTAAATGATCACATCGTACGAAATTTTTGTTCCCGTTATCATGGGTAGCGGTGCATCCTTGCGAACCGGTCTCAAGGTCCGCGAGCTGGGATGCAAAAAAGTCCTTGTGGTCTATGACAAGGGGCTTAAGGCGGTTGGTATTGCCGATACCATTGTGGAGAATATTCAAAATGCCGGAATTAATACCATTTGCTTTGACGGTGTACTCCCTGATCCTCCGGATACCATGATTGAGGAGGCGGCAGAAATGGCACGCAATGAAGCAATTGACGGCATTGTAGCAGTAGGCGGAGGTAGTGCCATGGACTCAGCAAAGGGTATCAATGTCTTAATTAACAATACACCTCCTATTATGAATTACTTTGGTGTGCAAAAGAATCTCAAACCGGGCGTGCCCATGGTTTTCATACCCACTACCAGCGGTACCGGCAGTGAGGTCACTAATATGTGCGTCGTCTCTTGCACCTCGCGAGGAAATAAAGATAGTGTGGTAAGCCCGGTATGCGTGGGCACACTGGCGATAATAGATCCTGACCTTACGTTGGGACTGCCTCCCAAGATGACTGCAGCAACCGGTGTGGATGCCTTAGCTCATGCTGTGGAATCTCTTACCGGAGGACAGTCAAATCCTCTCTCGGATGCTTTGGCGCGGGAATCAATTCGCTCTATTGCTAAATGGCTTACTGTGGCTTACCGTGACGGTTCTAACGCCGAAGCAAGAGAGCAGATGATACTCGCCTCCATGTTTGCGGGAATGGCGTTTACTAATGGTCTTGTCCATATTGGTCATTCCATTGGCCATACGTTGGGTTCTCATTTTCACATTCCCCACGGAATTGCCTGTGCAGTAATTCTACCTGAGGTAGCTGAATATGCAGCTAAAACAGAATACAAAAAGGTACGGATGATCTGCGAGTGTTTGGGAGTGGAAGTTGCAGAGGAAGCAACTCCCCAAGAAATAGGTGCCATTGCCCGTAAGGCCATACGCTCTCTAATCAAATCGGTGGAAATAACTAATCTGAAAGGATTGGGAGTTTCCCTTGAAGCAGCAATCAAAGTGGCACCTTTAGTCACAGCAGATACAGGCTTCGCCCTGGTGCCCTACCGCATCACTGCCGCCAAGGTGGAAGAAATGATAAAGTCTGCCTACGATGCTTAATGAATCGGTTGTTCCAATAAATGAAAGGAGAGAGTATGACTATGTGGTCAAAATTAATGATTGATATGAAAACCTTAACGGTCAGCAAAGAACCTCTGGATGAAGAATACCGTGAGCTGGGAGGCAAGGCACTAATTGCACAATACATGATAAAGAATGTTCCTCCCCAATGTGATCCATTGGGCAGTCAAAACCAACTTATTTTCTGTACGACCGTATTTGCGGGTACTAATTTAACAACGACACACCGCATGTCCGTTGGTGGTAAAAGCCCCCTGACCGGAGGGATCAAAGAAAGCAACGTAGGGGGCTATGCGGCATACCTATTGGCAGAACAAGGCATAAAATTAATTGTAATCAAGGAGCTTCCCGCCAGTAACGGCCTTTGGCTTGTGCATATTGATGCTAAGGGTAAAGTATCATTGAAGGACTTTAGCAACTATGAAGGAATAAATAATTACGATTTGGTCAATAGAATAAATGAACTGTTCGGTAATAAGCTGGCCACTGTGTCCATAGGTAGTGCAGGAGAACGCCTTTATAGAAGTGCCTCGATACAGGTTTCCGAGTTTGCCTCAGGCCATCCAAGTCGTGCCGCTGCACGCGGTGGTCTGGGTGCGTTAATGGGAAGCAAGCGTATTAAGGGTGTGGTAATAGAAAAGCCCGAGGAGCCGTATAACGTTAAATATGCAGATGAGGCCAAGTTTAAAGAGGTATGTAAAAAGCTTAATAAAATGATTGCCGAGGGTGCTAAAAATGATCCCTTCCAGAAATTCGGTACAATTTCAACTATCGAAGTAACTGGCGCTAACGGCATTCTCCCGGTGGATAATTTTTCGGGCAACCTATTTCCTGAATACCAAGAGGTTGGAACAAACAGGTTTATGGCCAATTTGGCTACCCGGGGTGGGCGTAATAAGCTTTCCTGCCAGCCAGGCTGTGTGTTGCAGTGCTCAAATGTATACAATGATAAGGACGGGAATTATCTCACCTCCGGCTTCGAATATGAAACCATAGCACTTTTTGGGCCCAACTGTCACATTACTGATTTAGATGCTATTGCCAGGATGGATCGCATCTGCGATGATCTCGGTGTGGATACCATTGAAATCGCCAACGCCGTTGCT is drawn from Bacillota bacterium and contains these coding sequences:
- a CDS encoding iron-containing alcohol dehydrogenase, which gives rise to MITSYEIFVPVIMGSGASLRTGLKVRELGCKKVLVVYDKGLKAVGIADTIVENIQNAGINTICFDGVLPDPPDTMIEEAAEMARNEAIDGIVAVGGGSAMDSAKGINVLINNTPPIMNYFGVQKNLKPGVPMVFIPTTSGTGSEVTNMCVVSCTSRGNKDSVVSPVCVGTLAIIDPDLTLGLPPKMTAATGVDALAHAVESLTGGQSNPLSDALARESIRSIAKWLTVAYRDGSNAEAREQMILASMFAGMAFTNGLVHIGHSIGHTLGSHFHIPHGIACAVILPEVAEYAAKTEYKKVRMICECLGVEVAEEATPQEIGAIARKAIRSLIKSVEITNLKGLGVSLEAAIKVAPLVTADTGFALVPYRITAAKVEEMIKSAYDA
- the hcp gene encoding hydroxylamine reductase gives rise to the protein MFCYQCEQTAKGTGCTKVGVCGKNEDVASLQDTLIIGLKGVAAYAYHARELGQRDERVDAFMHDALFSTLTNVNFDLNNHVEKALELGEINYRAMELLDNANVSKFGTPEPTPVSTGFKPGPAIVVTGHDFLDLYELLKQAEPEGVNVYTHGEMLPAHAYPELKKFSNLAGHFGSAWQNQKKEFEEFPGAILGTTNCVLLPKDSYKDRMFTCGIARLPEVTHIKDRNFKEVIEKAKSLGSLPGKDGGQLTTGFHHTPVLSLSDKIVGAVKAGKIRHFFLVGGCDGSKSSRSYYTDFVQQLPEDCVVLTLGCGKYRFNHLDLGDIDGIPRLLDMGQCNNAYSAVQVAVALADAFDCDVNELPLTLVLSWFEQKAVSILLSLLHLGIKNIRIGPSLPAFLTPNVLQVLQENFDLKPITTPEEDLKAILG
- a CDS encoding aldehyde ferredoxin oxidoreductase; translation: MKGESMTMWSKLMIDMKTLTVSKEPLDEEYRELGGKALIAQYMIKNVPPQCDPLGSQNQLIFCTTVFAGTNLTTTHRMSVGGKSPLTGGIKESNVGGYAAYLLAEQGIKLIVIKELPASNGLWLVHIDAKGKVSLKDFSNYEGINNYDLVNRINELFGNKLATVSIGSAGERLYRSASIQVSEFASGHPSRAAARGGLGALMGSKRIKGVVIEKPEEPYNVKYADEAKFKEVCKKLNKMIAEGAKNDPFQKFGTISTIEVTGANGILPVDNFSGNLFPEYQEVGTNRFMANLATRGGRNKLSCQPGCVLQCSNVYNDKDGNYLTSGFEYETIALFGPNCHITDLDAIARMDRICDDLGVDTIEIANAVAMCMEVGKIKWGDADAALGLLKEMADGTQFGNLLGNGCEATGQNLGCKRIPVVKHQAIAGYDPRNTKGTGITYATSPMGADHTAGLTMGRAFDDCGRAAQAYVSNKLQVAMSFADSMMCIFAFSHMVPGIPLLGELMAALYGGKSDVTRVTMMGVKTLLTERAFNKMAGMTMEDDRLPDFFYNERSAATGSQFDINDYELEVLFDF
- a CDS encoding 4Fe-4S dicluster domain-containing protein, coding for MKPVVNKETCIACGTCESVCSATPNVFEVGDYSKVINPDACTECGECVDSCPTDSIELVD
- a CDS encoding NADH:flavin oxidoreductase: MQNNSIVFTPVRLGTLEIPNRIMRSATWEGLGDKNGFVSDKYTELYEQLAAGGTGLIVSGFLFISQEGKGPTGMAGISDDHHVEGLRKATTAVHNKGGRIIAQLAHCGRRVAPPRQPAVVSTDSHTENILDGEAIQKIISDFVQAARRAKEAGFDGIQLHSAHGYLLSDFLSPHINKRNDNWGGTPEGRFLIVAKILEKTRDLLGPDFPILLKLNGSDNIAGGVDPELCAKYTRMAQEQGADAVEISGGIPESGFTTIRGDIPLILFTQGKTDLESVQTAQKKADAVKEVSAFKYCYNRDLARKVKKLTPGMTVISVGGYRTLSDMEETLSRDDADLIAMSRPLIMEPDLPDKLKNGQATKSKCINCNICLPYAPISGLQCFYGQEPSI